One genomic region from Shewanella aestuarii encodes:
- a CDS encoding flagellar basal body P-ring protein FlgI has protein sequence MFVAMCIFVSSEVEAQRIKDIANVQGVRTNQLVGYGLVVGLPGTGEKTRYTEQTFKTMLKNFGINLPESVRPKVKNVAVVAVHADMPAFIKPGQLLDVTVSSIGEAKSLRGGTLIQTFLKGVDGNVYAIAQGSLVVSGFSAEGLDGSQVIQNTPTVGRIPSGAIVERSVASPFANGDHLTFNLRRADFSTAKRTADAINDLLGPGMARALDASSIQVSAPRDASQRVSFLATLENIEVEPADESAKVIVNSRTGTIVVGQNVKLLPAAVTHGGLTVTIAEATQVSQPNPLAGGQTVVTTDSTIDVNQSDNRMFMFNPGTTLDELVRAVNLVGAAPSDVLAILEALKMAGALHGELIII, from the coding sequence ATGTTCGTTGCAATGTGTATTTTTGTCTCTTCTGAGGTTGAAGCACAACGCATTAAAGATATTGCCAATGTGCAAGGCGTGCGAACCAACCAATTAGTGGGTTATGGATTAGTGGTCGGTTTACCAGGCACCGGCGAGAAAACTCGCTATACCGAACAAACTTTTAAAACTATGCTGAAAAACTTTGGCATTAATTTACCTGAGTCTGTTCGCCCAAAAGTGAAAAATGTGGCTGTGGTAGCTGTGCATGCTGATATGCCCGCTTTTATTAAACCCGGTCAGTTACTTGATGTGACGGTATCAAGTATTGGGGAAGCAAAAAGTTTACGTGGCGGCACCTTAATTCAAACCTTTTTAAAAGGGGTTGATGGCAATGTGTATGCAATCGCACAGGGCAGCTTAGTTGTCAGTGGTTTTAGTGCCGAAGGGCTTGATGGTTCGCAGGTTATTCAAAATACACCCACAGTAGGTCGTATACCCAGTGGCGCAATTGTTGAACGCAGTGTGGCATCGCCTTTTGCTAATGGGGATCATCTTACTTTTAACTTACGTCGTGCAGATTTTTCAACTGCCAAAAGAACCGCTGATGCCATTAATGACTTACTTGGCCCTGGTATGGCCCGCGCATTAGATGCAAGCTCAATTCAAGTGAGTGCCCCACGTGATGCTTCACAACGTGTATCGTTTTTAGCCACCCTTGAAAATATTGAGGTAGAACCAGCCGATGAGTCAGCCAAAGTGATTGTTAATTCACGGACTGGCACTATTGTGGTTGGACAAAACGTCAAATTATTGCCAGCTGCTGTTACCCATGGTGGCTTAACCGTGACGATTGCTGAAGCCACTCAAGTATCACAGCCTAATCCGCTTGCGGGTGGGCAAACCGTGGTCACAACTGACAGCACTATCGATGTCAATCAAAGCGATAACCGCATGTTTATGTTTAATCCAGGTACCACATTGGATGAGCTAGTTAGGGCAGTAAACTTAGTCGGCGCTGCACCTTCTGATGTACTGGCAATTCTGGAAGCATTAAAGATGGCAGGCGCTTTGCATGGTGAACTTATCATCATCTAA
- a CDS encoding flagellin: MAITVNTNVTSMKAQKNLNTSSGALATSMERLSSGLRINSAKDDAAGLAISNRLNSQVRGLEVGMRNANDAISVAQIAEGAMQEQTNMLQRMRDLSIQSVNGANSTADIAALQAEYDQLATEITAISNTTAFGDTKLLSGSYGTKDFQVGHKGGENVSITLNATSSNILGVSGLSVGSSTTDAIDTAIGLIDEQRASLGAIQNRLSHNISNSANTQANVADAKSRIVDVDFAKETAVMTKNQVLQQTGSSMLAQANQLPQVALSLLG; encoded by the coding sequence ATGGCTATTACAGTAAATACCAACGTGACATCAATGAAAGCGCAAAAGAATTTAAATACTTCAAGTGGCGCGCTTGCTACATCAATGGAACGTTTATCAAGTGGTCTTCGCATTAACAGTGCTAAAGATGATGCTGCCGGCTTAGCGATTTCTAACCGTTTGAACTCTCAGGTTCGTGGTTTAGAAGTGGGTATGCGTAACGCAAATGACGCAATCTCTGTTGCGCAGATTGCTGAAGGTGCCATGCAAGAACAAACTAACATGTTGCAACGTATGCGTGATTTGTCTATTCAGTCTGTAAACGGCGCAAACTCAACTGCAGATATTGCAGCTTTGCAGGCTGAATATGACCAACTGGCGACAGAGATTACTGCAATTTCGAATACTACAGCTTTTGGTGATACCAAGTTGTTGAGTGGTTCTTATGGCACCAAAGACTTCCAAGTCGGACATAAAGGTGGTGAAAATGTGTCAATTACCCTTAATGCAACATCATCAAACATTTTAGGTGTTAGCGGTTTATCGGTGGGTAGCTCAACGACGGATGCAATTGATACCGCTATTGGATTAATTGATGAGCAACGTGCCTCTTTAGGTGCGATACAGAATCGCCTGTCTCATAACATTAGTAATAGCGCTAATACTCAAGCTAACGTGGCTGACGCCAAATCACGAATTGTAGATGTCGATTTTGCCAAAGAAACTGCTGTTATGACTAAAAATCAGGTGCTGCAACAAACAGGATCTTCAATGCTAGCCCAGGCTAACCAATTACCTCAGGTGGCCTTATCACTACTGGGTTAA
- the flgL gene encoding flagellar hook-associated protein FlgL, which yields MRISTGQMFHQNTSSILQKQTATNKILEQLASGKKINTAGDDPVAAIGIDNLKQKNSLVDQFVKNIDYATNHLSVTESKIGSVETLITTMREQLQRGANGSLSQNERQMIAEEMKQSLEELLSIANSRDESGNYLFAGTQSNTLPFEFDSNGEMIYSGNSDVRKSIVASGVTMGTHVPGDTVFMNAPNPLGDYGVNYLASQQGDFDIHSAKITNAGAHVEDTYTFNFVDNAGVLELQVADSTGTIVTTVPNFDPTAPVTVNGIEVKMSGNPVAGDSFTMEPKSSVSIFDSFKDAIALLEDPNAAATQQNSSKLAQLLNDIDSGQNQVSLARGIAGNSLKALESFSTNHAEEQIVNNSALSLLEDLDYAEAITEFEKQQLALNAVSSVFGKVGSLSLFDYI from the coding sequence ATGCGTATTTCTACCGGACAAATGTTTCATCAAAACACCAGCAGTATTTTGCAAAAGCAAACCGCGACTAACAAAATTTTAGAACAACTCGCGAGCGGTAAAAAAATAAATACCGCAGGTGATGACCCTGTGGCCGCCATTGGTATTGATAATTTAAAGCAAAAAAATAGCTTGGTTGATCAGTTTGTTAAAAACATTGATTACGCCACAAATCATTTATCTGTGACCGAAAGTAAAATTGGCAGTGTTGAAACATTAATAACCACGATGCGTGAGCAACTGCAACGCGGTGCAAACGGCAGCTTAAGTCAAAATGAGCGGCAAATGATTGCCGAAGAAATGAAACAAAGCCTTGAAGAGTTGCTCTCGATTGCCAACAGCCGAGATGAGTCAGGCAATTATTTATTTGCTGGCACCCAAAGTAATACATTGCCATTTGAATTCGATAGCAATGGCGAAATGATATACAGCGGTAATAGTGACGTTAGAAAAAGTATTGTAGCCAGTGGAGTAACCATGGGAACCCATGTTCCTGGTGATACGGTATTTATGAATGCCCCTAATCCATTAGGTGATTATGGTGTCAATTATTTAGCATCTCAACAAGGTGATTTTGATATCCATAGCGCCAAAATAACCAATGCGGGTGCTCATGTCGAAGACACCTATACCTTTAATTTTGTTGATAATGCTGGCGTGCTAGAGCTTCAGGTAGCAGATTCAACTGGCACCATAGTCACCACGGTCCCTAATTTTGACCCAACCGCACCTGTCACAGTGAATGGTATTGAAGTCAAAATGAGCGGCAATCCCGTCGCTGGCGATAGTTTTACCATGGAGCCTAAAAGCAGCGTCAGTATATTTGACAGTTTCAAAGACGCTATTGCCTTACTCGAAGACCCCAATGCGGCAGCTACACAACAAAATAGCTCAAAGTTGGCACAACTATTGAATGATATAGACAGTGGTCAAAATCAAGTCAGTCTGGCCCGAGGAATTGCCGGTAATAGCTTAAAAGCTTTAGAAAGCTTTTCAACAAATCATGCAGAAGAACAGATAGTCAATAATAGCGCATTGTCATTATTAGAAGATTTGGATTATGCAGAAGCGATTACCGAGTTCGAGAAACAACAACTGGCGCTCAATGCTGTATCGAGTGTCTTTGGAAAGGTCGGGTCACTGTCTTTGTTTGATTATATCTAA
- the flgJ gene encoding flagellar assembly peptidoglycan hydrolase FlgJ codes for MEKLSNSSHFLDLGGLDSLRVQAQKDEKGALKEVAKQFEGIFIQMLMKSMRDANEAFKSDSPFNSETTAFYEQMRDQQMSMDLSNKGMLGLADLMVQQLSPNDSPITPASVLRGNSDAKVNPSMFVNKQDSAQTASPTDSILLRDNSELLTQHAQSNSVSSLGLNSAASIKAMNQILSGQKTASASFDASGKSLPNTSVADGSKVQAAQEKVSQFDSPQHFISVLYPHAKKAAKELGTTAEVLIAQSALETGWGQKVIRSKDGSISNNLFNIKADKRWQGDKATVNTLEFEKGVAVQQRADFRVYDNLEQSFNDFVSFISQGDRYQDARKVASEPREFIQALQKAGYATDPQYAKKVISVMQSVTQGLKSILPGEAK; via the coding sequence ATGGAAAAGCTGTCAAATTCATCGCACTTTCTGGATCTAGGTGGACTGGATTCACTCCGAGTTCAAGCTCAGAAAGACGAGAAGGGCGCGCTTAAAGAAGTCGCTAAGCAATTTGAAGGTATCTTTATTCAAATGCTGATGAAAAGTATGCGCGATGCGAATGAAGCATTTAAATCTGACAGTCCTTTCAATAGTGAAACGACTGCCTTTTATGAGCAAATGCGCGATCAGCAAATGTCGATGGATTTGTCTAATAAAGGCATGCTCGGCCTAGCAGACTTAATGGTGCAGCAGTTATCCCCTAACGATAGCCCGATAACCCCAGCTTCTGTTTTACGGGGCAATAGTGATGCCAAAGTTAATCCAAGTATGTTTGTCAATAAACAGGATAGTGCACAAACTGCAAGTCCCACTGACAGTATCTTGCTGCGCGATAACTCAGAACTTTTAACGCAACATGCTCAAAGCAACAGTGTATCGTCATTAGGGCTAAACTCAGCCGCTTCAATCAAAGCAATGAATCAAATCTTATCCGGTCAAAAAACGGCTTCAGCCAGTTTCGATGCTAGCGGCAAAAGCTTGCCAAATACCAGCGTGGCTGATGGAAGTAAAGTGCAAGCAGCACAAGAGAAAGTTAGCCAGTTTGATAGTCCACAGCATTTTATATCTGTGCTTTACCCACATGCCAAAAAAGCGGCCAAAGAATTAGGCACCACAGCGGAAGTACTTATTGCGCAATCAGCATTGGAGACAGGCTGGGGACAAAAAGTTATCCGCAGCAAAGATGGTTCAATAAGCAATAACCTTTTTAACATTAAAGCGGATAAGCGCTGGCAAGGCGATAAAGCTACCGTCAACACACTGGAGTTTGAAAAAGGGGTCGCTGTACAACAACGCGCTGATTTCCGTGTGTATGACAATTTAGAGCAAAGCTTTAATGATTTTGTTTCGTTTATTTCTCAGGGCGATCGTTACCAAGATGCCCGTAAAGTGGCGAGCGAGCCGCGTGAATTTATTCAAGCGCTACAAAAAGCTGGCTATGCCACTGATCCGCAATATGCCAAAAAGGTGATTAGTGTTATGCAATCCGTTACACAAGGGCTTAAATCCATATTACCTGGGGAGGCTAAATAA
- the flgK gene encoding flagellar hook-associated protein FlgK, with amino-acid sequence MAIDLLNIARTGVLASQSQLAVTSNNIANANTLGYHRQVATQASTESQRLGNSFMGTGTYVSDVKRVYNEFAARELRIGQTSLSAAEATYSKMSELDQLYSQIGKMVPQGLNDFFASINSIADLPTDLGIRSGALSSAENLAKTLNQMQSHLDNQTKQTNSQIESMAARINEISKEIGNINLELMKNGGQDSQLLDKQDALIQELSQYAEVNVIPLDTGAKSIMLGGSVMLVSGEVSMSVGVTTGDPFPNEPRLTASSGNNSLVIDPTKLGGQLGALFNFRNETLVPATQELGQLALGIADTFNEMQSKGFDLNGNIGQNLFRDINDPLMSLGRAGSYSTNTSNAALSVNVDDVGLLSGGGYELSFTTANGYQLKDTQTGELTTLTLNASGALVGGDGFTINIADGPIQDGDRFEIRPTAGAAAGLTMIMTDPKGIAAAGPKITADASNSGNMDIKLNGIDRNNANFPVTESELTVVVDSTTNTFEVFDATGTSVGGPTTFTPPQVDTGFGFSFEIDDRSPAGVSDSFTFDLSFAEGDNRNAVEMAKLSDAKLMNGGTTTLVGVFENTKLDIGSKTKAAEVRVGSADAIYQQAYNRVQSESGVNLDEEAANLMRFQQAYQASARIMTTAQQLFDSILNSVR; translated from the coding sequence ATGGCTATCGATCTATTAAATATTGCCAGAACCGGTGTGTTAGCGTCGCAATCTCAATTGGCGGTGACCAGTAATAACATTGCCAATGCCAATACCTTAGGTTATCACCGTCAAGTCGCTACTCAAGCCAGTACTGAATCACAGCGTTTAGGCAACAGTTTTATGGGCACAGGTACTTATGTATCTGATGTGAAACGAGTGTATAACGAATTTGCTGCTCGTGAATTACGTATTGGCCAAACTAGCTTAAGTGCAGCAGAAGCCACTTACTCAAAAATGAGTGAGCTAGACCAGTTATATTCCCAAATAGGCAAAATGGTGCCACAAGGGTTGAATGATTTTTTTGCTAGCATCAACAGTATTGCAGATCTACCCACTGATTTAGGGATCCGCAGTGGTGCATTAAGCTCGGCTGAAAACTTAGCTAAAACCTTAAATCAGATGCAGTCTCATTTAGACAATCAAACAAAGCAAACCAATAGCCAAATAGAGTCGATGGCGGCTCGGATTAATGAAATAAGCAAAGAAATTGGCAACATCAATTTAGAATTGATGAAAAATGGTGGCCAAGACTCGCAGCTTCTTGATAAGCAAGATGCATTAATTCAAGAGCTTAGCCAATACGCTGAGGTGAATGTCATTCCACTTGATACCGGCGCTAAATCCATCATGTTAGGTGGTTCGGTGATGTTAGTTTCTGGTGAAGTGTCAATGTCAGTCGGGGTTACTACTGGTGATCCATTCCCGAATGAGCCACGCCTGACTGCGAGTAGTGGTAATAACTCGTTGGTGATTGACCCCACTAAATTAGGCGGACAACTTGGGGCATTATTCAATTTTCGTAATGAAACCTTAGTGCCTGCAACTCAAGAGTTAGGCCAATTAGCATTAGGTATCGCCGATACTTTTAACGAGATGCAATCAAAAGGGTTTGATTTAAATGGCAACATTGGCCAAAACCTATTTCGTGATATTAACGATCCCTTGATGTCATTAGGCCGAGCAGGCAGTTATTCAACTAATACGAGCAATGCAGCCTTAAGTGTCAATGTGGATGATGTAGGCTTACTCAGTGGTGGTGGCTATGAATTATCATTTACTACCGCCAATGGTTATCAGTTAAAAGACACTCAAACCGGTGAGCTAACCACGCTAACATTGAATGCATCAGGGGCGTTAGTTGGAGGAGATGGCTTTACTATCAATATCGCCGATGGCCCCATACAGGATGGTGATCGATTTGAAATCCGACCGACTGCAGGCGCAGCTGCGGGTTTAACCATGATCATGACCGACCCGAAAGGAATTGCAGCAGCAGGCCCTAAAATTACCGCTGATGCCAGTAATTCAGGCAACATGGACATTAAACTTAATGGCATTGATCGTAATAATGCCAATTTTCCCGTCACTGAAAGTGAGCTAACGGTTGTTGTTGATAGCACCACGAATACCTTTGAAGTATTTGATGCTACCGGAACATCTGTTGGTGGGCCTACCACTTTTACACCCCCTCAAGTGGACACTGGTTTTGGTTTTAGCTTTGAAATCGATGACAGATCGCCTGCTGGCGTATCAGACAGCTTTACCTTTGACTTATCCTTTGCCGAAGGCGACAACCGCAATGCTGTTGAAATGGCTAAATTATCCGACGCCAAATTAATGAATGGTGGAACAACCACATTAGTTGGTGTGTTTGAAAATACCAAGCTTGATATTGGCAGCAAAACCAAAGCAGCAGAAGTTCGGGTTGGCTCTGCCGATGCAATTTACCAGCAAGCTTATAATCGAGTGCAAAGTGAGTCGGGAGTTAATTTAGATGAAGAAGCCGCCAATTTAATGCGTTTTCAACAAGCGTATCAAGCATCGGCGCGGATCATGACAACCGCACAACAATTATTTGACTCTATTTTAAATTCGGTTCGATAG